A genomic window from Aestuariirhabdus litorea includes:
- a CDS encoding MerR family DNA-binding transcriptional regulator: MPDSAITIGEMSRRFGLSRSALLYYDRIGLLSPSLRSAANYRLYGSGDQRRMASIQRYREAGIALDRIAALLDGDGGEMQALLEQRLQTINREIQALRDQQRLLVSLLQDRSRLQECRTLDKQGWVRLLAAAGMSEADMRRWHVEFERQATEAHEDFLQGLGIETQEIGQIRRWSREATDE; the protein is encoded by the coding sequence ATGCCGGACTCCGCTATTACCATCGGTGAGATGAGCCGCCGGTTTGGACTTTCGCGCAGCGCATTGCTCTATTACGACCGTATCGGCCTGCTTTCCCCCTCGCTTCGCTCTGCCGCCAACTACCGTCTATATGGGTCTGGGGATCAGCGCCGTATGGCGTCGATCCAGCGCTACCGGGAGGCGGGGATCGCTTTGGACCGGATTGCCGCGCTGCTCGATGGCGACGGGGGAGAGATGCAGGCGCTGCTCGAGCAGCGCCTGCAGACCATTAATCGGGAGATCCAGGCGCTACGGGACCAGCAACGGCTGTTGGTGAGCCTGTTGCAGGATCGCTCTAGGTTGCAGGAGTGCCGCACCCTCGACAAACAGGGCTGGGTCAGGCTACTGGCCGCGGCGGGGATGAGTGAGGCCGATATGCGCCGCTGGCACGTTGAGTTCGAGCGCCAGGCGACGGAGGCCCACGAGGATTTTCTGCAGGGGTTGGGCATCGAGACGCAGGAGATCGGGCAGATTCGCCGGTGGTCCCGCGAGGCCACCGACGAATAA